From the genome of Biomphalaria glabrata chromosome 1, xgBioGlab47.1, whole genome shotgun sequence, one region includes:
- the LOC106072270 gene encoding uncharacterized protein LOC106072270 encodes MSNFIFWGFCLLTLISTCPACHDVKDDIQVLLRCERVDHCKTSIQKLIQFTKAYEINWTCHMTCRKSNFTAYKSKFDHFKMNMTQLKKSGQKSWQNEVKQNANNYSELLEQVIKDIKSASELSVITLFSREPLDENKCGKVTSVQSLYHHTHRVAKEFLYALECWGKMCNKCHTLMSGRTNSTTNITKPKDPNIPASRVQGAQSNNTRQLSKGINGSVITNTRKKVKSQTHLLNGTTTQGQGHRGEVKKGNLNKNVDEGKKKIRRKCVTSAKGAKCKNKKTTKETVSVSPPPVAKTTHNSKMDKKKEKSRNKNKNKDQQTSETKSPAEEKPKKEFKKGQKGRKQKTVDQSLRKSKE; translated from the exons ATGTCAAATTTCATTTTTTGGG GGTTTTGTCTCCTGACATTAATCTCTACATGTCCAGCCTGTCACGACGTAAAAGATGACATCCAAGTGTTACTAAGATGTGAACGAGTCGATCACTGTAAGACATCTATACAGAAACTGATCCAGTTTACA aAAGCATATGAGATAAACTGGACTTGTCACATGACCTGTCGGAAAAGCAAC TTCACAGCTTATAAATCTAAGTTTGATCACTTCAAAATGAACATGACACAACTAAAAAAATCTGGCCAGAAGAGCTGGCAAAACGAAGTGAAACAAAACGCTAACAATTATTCTGAATTACTGGAGCAAGTGATTAAAGACATCAAGTCTGCTTCCGAGCTCTCGGTAATAACTTTGTTTTCCAGAGAGCCGCTAGACGAAAACAAGTGTGGCAAAGTGACCAGTGTCCAATCTTTATATCATCACACACACAGAGTAGCCAAAGAGTTTCTTTACGCTTTAGAGTGTTGGGGAAAAATGTGCAACAAATGTCACACTCTGATGTCCGGGAGAACTAATTCAACCACAAATATAACAAAACCAAAGGATCCTAACATCCCAGCAAGCAGAGTACAAGGTGCTCAGAGCAACAACACTCGTCAGCTAAGTAAAGGAATAAACGGTTCTGTTATCACCAATACAAGAAAGAAAGTGAAGTCTCAAACTCATCTTTTGAACGGGACGACAACACAGGGTCAAGGTCACAGAGGTGAAGTCAAAAAAGGGAATCTGAACAAAAATGTGGATGAAGGCAAAAAAAAGATCCGCCGGAAGTGCGTCACTTCTGCTAAGGGagctaaatgtaaaaataaaaagacaacgAAGGAAACTGTTTCTGTTAGTCCACCACCCGTCGCCAAGACAACACACAATTCTAAAATggataagaaaaaagaaaaaagtcgaaataaaaataaaaataaagatcaaCAAACCAGTGAAACAAAAAGTCCGGCAGAAGAAAAGCCAAAAAAGGAATTCAAGAAAGGTCAGAAAGGAAGGAAACAAAAGACTGTTGATCAATCCTTAAGAAAGTCAAAAGAATAG